The following nucleotide sequence is from Tolumonas lignilytica.
ATATAATCACCCCGCTGCACCTCGGTCACCGGGATCTCTTCAATCCAGACCTGGATCCGTTTCATGCGTCCACTCAGCATGTCATGGAACGGGCGTTCCTGATTGTCTGGATAGGCCAGTGTCACATTCACGATCTTCTCAAACTGCTCACCCAGCACATTGATCGCCATGGCCAACCCGGCGGGTTTGGGCGTCAGCAAATGTTGGTACGGAGACTTGGTCTCTGCGCGTTTTTGTGGCGTAAACCGGCTGCCCTCAACGAAATTGATGACTGTGGTCGGAATGGTCTTGAACTTGGCACACGCCTCGCGCGCCGTAGTGACATCCTTGCCGCGTAAGGCCGGATTTTTCAATAATTGCTGACGGGTGTAGCGGCGCATAAACGGCATGTCCAGCCCCCAGCAGGCCAGACCGACAAACGGGACATACAGCAGGTCATGTTTCAGGAAAAATTTGGGGACGGGCAGCCGGTTACGGAAAATATCACCGATCAACACAATATCCGCCCAGCTCTGATGATTACAGATCACCATATGCCAGCCCTTGGGGTTTAACTGGGTGGTGTCGTGAACTTCCCATTCGACCCGGTTCACCAACCGCAACATCAGCGCATTGCCACACAACCAACCGTACATCACCCCATTACAGGCCTGTGTCAGGCGATGTCTGATGGCCGCGATCGGCAACAGCAATTTCAGTATGGCCAGCACACCAATCAATAAAGAGACTAACGCAGTATTCAAAATCACCATGGCGACACTGAATACCAACAACACAAAACCGGGCAGGAACGACAGCATAATAGTAAAAATCAGTCAGCAGGGTTAAAGACTTCTGGCCTCAGGCCGTTCGAAAGCGCGCATTATCGCTGCAAGATCGCAGCAGGTGAAGTGATAAATCTATTTTTCTGTCAAGTTCTTTTGCTGCTCCGTTTGAAACACTACTAGGCAAATTCCATGACTTCTGCTCATAATGTAAGCTCTTTTTTTCTTCATGGGATCACACAATGGAAACCAGTGTATTCAAACGCACACAGCTCGTCGGCGAACAAATCAGCCCTTCATTATACAACCTGACCATCGGTCTGACCTTGTGCTGGGGTTTCTTTGTCAACTGGCTAATGATGATGACCATCCCGGTGGAAAGTCTGTATACCATTGATCACCGTCTGTTTTTTATCGGCTATTTCCTCTGCTGCATGGCCGGTAGTGTCATCCTGAACCGCTCCGTCAACCCGCTGATCAGCTTCCTCGGCTACAACCTGATTGTCGTCCCGTTTGGTCTGGTGCTGAATCTGGTGGTGAGCCAGTTCGACAGTGCCTTAGTGCTGGAAGCCATGCGGGTGACCGGTGAAATTACCTTTGTCATGATGCTGTTGGGCAGTATGTATCCGGCCTTCTTTCAGGGGATCGGGCGCGCCCTGTTCTTTGCACTGCTGATCACGCTGGTCGTGCAGTTAGCAGAAGTCTTTATCTTCCACAAATCACATCCGCTGACCGACTGGGCCGTGGCCCTGATTTTCAGTGGTTACATCGGCTATGACTGGGCGCGGGCCAATGCCCTGCCCAAAACGCTGGATAACGCCATCGACAGTGCTGCCGCGCTGTATCTCGACATCATCAATCTCTTTTTGCGTGTGCTGCGAATCCTCAGTCGTCGCTAAGTGTTATCGGGCGGAATCTGGGTTGCCGAACCCAGGTTACCGCCCACGGATCCTGTTTTATTGCGGCGACAGAGTGATATCAGACTGACCACAGGGAGGATCACTTTATGTACGCGTTCTATCTGGCATCCGTCGTGGGTTTTGCCGTACTGGCACAATGGCTGGCCTGGAGCCTCCGGGTTCCGGCTATCCTGCTCCTCCTGATCACGGGGTTATCGCTCGGCGCCTGGCCGGCCGCCCCGTCACCGGATCGGCTACTGGGCAACCTGTTATTCCCGATCATTTCGCTTTCCGTGGCTGTGATCCTATTTGAAGGGGCGCTGACCCTCAAACTGAAAGACCTGAAAGGGATCGGCCATGTGGTGCGCAATCTCTGTTCAATCGGCGTCTTAACCACCTTTGTGGTGATTGCGCTGGCCAGCCATTTCATCATGGCGCTCGACTGGCGCATCGCGATTCTGCTGGGCTCGGTACTGACGGTCACCGGGCCGACCGTGATTGCCCCGATGCTCAGTATCATCCGACCCAAAAAAGAACTCGACCGCATCCTGCGCTGGGAAGGGATCATCATCGACCCCATCGGGGCACTGTTTGCTGTACTGGTGTTTGAAGGGGTTACGTTAAGCCAGCACAGTGATGTGCTCAGCCATACCTTGCTGGCACTGGGCAAAACGCTGGGCGTCGGCATCTCATTGGGGGCGTTCATGGGCTGGCTCACCAGCCTGCTGATCCGGCGGAAATGGCTACCTTACGAGTTACATAAATTTGGGGTGCTGGCCATTGTGCTGCTGACCATGACCCTCTCGAATCGGTTCAGTGCCGAATCCGGCTTGCTGGCCGTGACCATTCTCGGGATCTGGATGGCCAATCAGGATGATCTGGAAATTGATGCCATTTTAGAATTCAAAGAAGACTTATCGATGATCCTGATTTCGGCCCTGTTCATCCTGCTGGCCGCCCGACTCGATCTGGCAGCCTTATGGCGACTGGGGCCGATGGTCTTGTTGATGATGGGTGTCGTGCAGTTTATTGCCCGCCCCGCCTGTATCTTCCTTTCCTGCATAAATTCCGGCCTCCGTTTCCGGGAAAAACTGCTGTTAAGCTGGATCGCACCACGCGGGATTGTCGCTGCCGCTGTCAGCTCCGTCTTCGCACTCAGTCTGGAGGCGAATCAGGTTCCGGATGCCGACAAGCTGGTGCCGCTGGTCTTTTCCGTCATCATCTCCACCGTCGTGCTGCAAAGTCTCACCAGCACCTGGCTGGCCCGGCGTCTCGGTCTGCAACAACCCAATCCAGAGACTATTCTTATCATTGGGGCCAATGCACTGGCCCGGGCTATCGGACAGGCACTGAATGAGCAGAAGATTCCCGTCTATCTCTCTGATCCGGCGTGGGAAAACTACAAGCTGGCCCGGTTGGCGGGGTTACCCTGTTATTATGGCAGCCCGCATTCAGAGCATGCCGAACGCTATTTGCCGCAGCATGAAATTAAATACGTGCTGGCCCTGTCGCCCAACCGGCAGCAGAACGCACTGGGCATCCAGCATTTCGCCCATCTCTACAGCGGAGAGCGGGTTTACTCGCTGCCACCGGGCGACATGGAAAAAAAGAAGAACCGCGACAGCGCAACATTTCGCGCCCGTCAGGTGTTGTTTGGCAAGGAGGTAACCTATTCACGATTGCGTAAGATGCTGGAAAGTGGCGGCAAAGTGAAAGTGACCCGTCTGGCCGACGCGTTCACATGGCGCGATTTCCAACAGACCAATGCAGACGCGATCCCGTTATTTGTGCTGAATGACAAGGGGCTGGTGCGCATCATGACGGCGGATAATCCGGTACTGCCGGTTGCGGGCAACGTGATCCTGTCGTTATCACCACAAAAAGAGAACAACCGGAACGAGCCCAATGGTGTATCAGGAGAGCCGAATCATGACCCAGCCACTCAGAGAGATCCTTCATACGCTGAATCAGGTAATTCTGGGCAAACAGGAAGAAATACAACTCGCGGTCTGCTGCCTGCTGGCTAAAGGGCACCTGCTGATTGAAGATCTGCCCGGCATGGGCAAAACCACGCTGGCTCATGCGCTGGCCACAGTGATGGGGCTGGACTATCAGCGAGTGCAGTTTACCTCCGACATGCTACCCGCCGATCTACTGGGGGTGTCGGTGTTTGAACAGCAACGTGAGTTTGTTTTTCATCCGGGGCCGATCTTCACGCAGGTATTACTGGCTGATGAGATCAACCGCGGCAGCCCACGGACGCAAAGTGCGTTGCTGGAGGCCATGGCCGAGCGACAGGTCAGTATCGACCGCGAAACACGTGCGTTGCCGGAACCGTTCTTTGTCATTGCCACACAAAATCCGCAGGATCAGGCTGGCACCTATCCGCTGCCGGAATCCCAGCTGGATCGCTTCCTGATGCGAATTGAGCTGGGCTACCCCGATCAGGCCACCGAAAAACAGATGCTGCTGCAAACGCAGCAGCTCAAGGTTACGCCGAAGCTGGACAGCCAGCATTTGCAGTTGATGCAACAGCAGGTGACTCAGGTTCGGGTCGCCGATGCCGCGCTGGATTATCTGCTCGGTCTGGTGCATGAAAGCCGCTATGCCGGGCTCACCCCGCACGCACTCTCGCCGCGGGCCAGTCAGGCATTACTCAGCGCCGCCCGCGCCTGGGCCTACATGGCAGGCCGGGATTATCTGCTGCCGGATGACATTCAGGCGGTCTTTGCCCCAGTGGCCGAACACCGCTTACGCAACGCCACCAGCAGTGTCATCGGGCAGCGCCAAAGCTTCAGCCGTGCCCTGCTGGAACGGGTGGACCCGGTACAATGAAGCTGTGGCAGGCGCTGCAACACCGCTGGCAGCAACGCATAGCAGACTGGCTGGCACAGCGTATTCCGCCTGCCGCGCAAATCACACTTAACCGGCATAATCTGTTTATCTTTCCCAGCCGAACCGGCGGCGTCTATCTGGCACTGACCGCAGCCATCTTTCTGCTCGGTTCCAACTATGAAAATAATCTGGTGTTGGCGCTGGCGTATCTGCTGTTCAGTCTGTTTGTGATTTCCATGCATTATTGTCACTTCAACCTGAGCGGCCTGCACATCGAAGTAATCCCCACTTCCACCAGCTATGCCGGCAAAACGGTCCGCTTTCAGATCCAGATCCATACCCGCTCGCGGCGGCGGTATGACCTGCATCTGACCGCCGACGGTGCCATCGGCGAACACCTGCCGGAACTCGCCGCACAGGATCAACTGGGGGTCAGTTTCCTTACCCAGCGTCGTGGCTGGCTGCATCCAGGGCGACTGCGGCTTTCCAGCCAGTGGCCACTGGGCCTGCTGCAATGCTGGACCCTCATTGACCTGCAACAACGCGTACTGGTTTACCCGCAGCCGCAGCCCTGTGAGCTGCAACTGCAGGCTGACGATGCCATGGCCAGCGGCGACCGCGCTGTGAGCGCGCACCACCAAACCACCGGGATGGATGAAATTCAGGGAGTGCGCCCTTACCGCCCCGGTGAATCACTCAGTCAGATTGCCTGGAAGCAGGTGGCACAGGGTCGCGGCTGGGTGAGCAAGGAGTTCAGCACGCCCTTGCCGGAACAATGCTGGCTGGAACTGCGAAAAACACCGGGCTACACTTTGGAGGAAAAACTGTCGCATCTTTGCTATCAGCTCCAACTGCTGGAACGACAAGGCAGCCGTTACGGACTGCTACTCGGCCAGCAACGTATTCCCCCCGGCGCCGGTGAACCTCACCAGACCGCTTGTCTGACCGCCTTGGCCTTGTATGAAGAGCACTGAAAATCTCTCGGTAGTATTGGGCCGGCAAACGCTGAACTGGCTCAGTGCCAGCTATCTGCTGATGGTGCTGCCGCTCTATACCGAACTGCATGGTGTCATTTATGGTTGTGCACTGCTGATTATCGCGTGGCGCTATGCGGTGGCGCAGGATCGTCTGCCGCCGCCGGCAGCCTGGCTGAAAAACGGGCTGGCCTTGGTCGGCATGGGCTTTGTTGCCTATCTGTGGCGCAGCAGCGGCTTATTACCCGCGATGTTTAATCTGCTGGTGTTGGGCTGTACGCTGAAATTTCTGGAGTTCAACAGCCGCCGCCATCTCAGTCTGCATGTGCTGTCTCTCTTTTTCCTCGGGGCACTAATGCTGATTTACCATCAGGGGCTGGCATTTACCCTGTATTTGCTGCTGGTCATCGCGCTCAATAGCATCGCTTTAGTGTCTATCTATCAAACCGACAGCTATCGCGCGCAATGGCAGCTTGGCCTTCGGTTGCTGTTGCAGAGTCTACCGCTCATGGCGGTGCTGTTCTTATTGATCCCCCACGCCGGCCCTTTGTGGCGATTACCGGATATACAACACGCCACGACCGGTTTGAATGAAGAGGTAACCCCGGGCGATATCGCCCAGCTTTCCCGCTCCAGTGCGCTGGCCTTTCGCGCCAGTTTCGACGGTGCATTACCGCCACCCACCGAACGTTATTGGCGGGCACTGGTCCATGAGAATTTTGATGGTAAAAGCTGGAGGGTCGCCAATTATCTGCGTGTCTGGTATCAACAGCAGGACAATCCGCTCCTCGCCACAACGCCCTTGCAAAAATTGATACCTTGGTCAGGCCCGTCTACGGCCTACCGGCTGATTGTCGAACCCAGCAATCAGCACTGGCTCTATAGCCTAGATCTGTCGCGACCGGAAACCAACGATGCCTTGCTGACCCCGGTGATGAGCCTGTATTCGCCTAAACGATTACAACAGGAAAAACAGGTGCAGCTGACCTATTTCCCGCAAAGCGTCATGCCACAAGCGCTCTCCCGTGCCCAGCGAGCCCTCGATCTGCAACTGCCGGCTGACAGCAACCCGCAAACTAGGGCATTGGCGGAAGAGTTACGTTTGAATCATCACGATGATCGCCAGTTTGTGCAGGCCGCACTGCACTATTTTGCCAGTCACAGCTTCACCTACACGCTGCAGCCACCCCCTCTGCAGGGCAACAACCAGATCGACGACTTTCTGTTTGGCAGCCGTCGCGGGTTCTGCGCCCATTTTGCCAGCAGCTTTACCTTTCTGCTCCGAGCGGCCGGTATTCCAGCCCGCATGGTCACCGGCTATCTCGGTGGGGAATATCATGCCAATGGCAACTATCTGAGCCTGTATCAGTTTGATGCCCATGCCTGGAGCGAAGTCTGGCTGGACGGACACTGGCAACGCGTGGACCCGACCCTCGTGGTCGCCCCGGAGCGAGCCAGTCAGAGTATTGATGACGTACTGCCGAGCGCCGAAACCCGCCTGCGGGATCCGTTCAGTCTGATCAGTTACCGCCATTATCTGCTACTGGCCCAGTTGCATGCTTTCCTGGCCGATATCGATTATCGCTGGACCTCGTGGGTGCTGAACTACAACAACCAATCACAGCAACAGTTGCTGCAAAATCTGTTTGGTAACAGCATGTGGGGACGCCTGTTCGCCATGCTCGGTGGGCTCAGTCTGGTGCTGGGTCTGGCCTGGCTGGTTCACTGGCTAAGCCGGGAACGGAACCGGCAAGACCCGTTAGTCAAAGCCTATTGCGCCGCCTGTCAGCGTCTGGCAAGGCAGGGGATCAGCCGTCAGGCTGGCGAAACGCCTCAGGCGCTGGTGTTGCGCCTGAGACAACTTCAGCATCCGGCCGCCGCGCTGATGCAGCAAATCACCGACTGCTATCTTGCCGCGCGGTATGCACAGGCCGACCCTCATCAGGCACGACGCCAGATCCGTCGGCTCAGCCGACGGTTATGAGCCGCCATACTGATAACAACGCTTCAACTCGTTGAAATCATAATAAAAGCTATTTGGTGCAACCGGATGACATGCTGCTTTGAACGGCATTTCCTGCTCGTTGTACAACATTCTGACCAGATAATGCTGCTGATTGTCGCGGTAAACATCCCATTGCATGTTGGCGGCCATTGGGATCACTTGGGCGCCACGCCATGGGTTGTTTTTATAGCGGTAGGGTGAGAGCAGAGTCGCTGGTTTATCACTGCCCGGTAATTGTAAAAAAGCAGCCAACGGTGCAATCACTTCAGCATGGGTAAAACGCAACCGCGCCACTTCCGGGGTCGGTGTCTCACTCAGATGCTGGATGGCAGCAAAAAAGTCATCCGCGAGCGGTTTGACCAGACGGTAGGTAATATCCTGTCCTTTAAAGGCCGGCCCTTTCTTGTAAAACGCTTCCGCATCGTTCAGATAGGCAAACCACACCGCCGCTTTTT
It contains:
- a CDS encoding acyltransferase, whose translation is MLSFLPGFVLLVFSVAMVILNTALVSLLIGVLAILKLLLPIAAIRHRLTQACNGVMYGWLCGNALMLRLVNRVEWEVHDTTQLNPKGWHMVICNHQSWADIVLIGDIFRNRLPVPKFFLKHDLLYVPFVGLACWGLDMPFMRRYTRQQLLKNPALRGKDVTTAREACAKFKTIPTTVINFVEGSRFTPQKRAETKSPYQHLLTPKPAGLAMAINVLGEQFEKIVNVTLAYPDNQERPFHDMLSGRMKRIQVWIEEIPVTEVQRGDYMKDKPFKRGFQQWLSDVWQRKDQLLNER
- a CDS encoding Bax inhibitor-1 family protein → METSVFKRTQLVGEQISPSLYNLTIGLTLCWGFFVNWLMMMTIPVESLYTIDHRLFFIGYFLCCMAGSVILNRSVNPLISFLGYNLIVVPFGLVLNLVVSQFDSALVLEAMRVTGEITFVMMLLGSMYPAFFQGIGRALFFALLITLVVQLAEVFIFHKSHPLTDWAVALIFSGYIGYDWARANALPKTLDNAIDSAAALYLDIINLFLRVLRILSRR
- a CDS encoding cation:proton antiporter, whose protein sequence is MYAFYLASVVGFAVLAQWLAWSLRVPAILLLLITGLSLGAWPAAPSPDRLLGNLLFPIISLSVAVILFEGALTLKLKDLKGIGHVVRNLCSIGVLTTFVVIALASHFIMALDWRIAILLGSVLTVTGPTVIAPMLSIIRPKKELDRILRWEGIIIDPIGALFAVLVFEGVTLSQHSDVLSHTLLALGKTLGVGISLGAFMGWLTSLLIRRKWLPYELHKFGVLAIVLLTMTLSNRFSAESGLLAVTILGIWMANQDDLEIDAILEFKEDLSMILISALFILLAARLDLAALWRLGPMVLLMMGVVQFIARPACIFLSCINSGLRFREKLLLSWIAPRGIVAAAVSSVFALSLEANQVPDADKLVPLVFSVIISTVVLQSLTSTWLARRLGLQQPNPETILIIGANALARAIGQALNEQKIPVYLSDPAWENYKLARLAGLPCYYGSPHSEHAERYLPQHEIKYVLALSPNRQQNALGIQHFAHLYSGERVYSLPPGDMEKKKNRDSATFRARQVLFGKEVTYSRLRKMLESGGKVKVTRLADAFTWRDFQQTNADAIPLFVLNDKGLVRIMTADNPVLPVAGNVILSLSPQKENNRNEPNGVSGEPNHDPATQRDPSYAESGNSGQTGRNTTRGLLPAG
- a CDS encoding AAA family ATPase: MTQPLREILHTLNQVILGKQEEIQLAVCCLLAKGHLLIEDLPGMGKTTLAHALATVMGLDYQRVQFTSDMLPADLLGVSVFEQQREFVFHPGPIFTQVLLADEINRGSPRTQSALLEAMAERQVSIDRETRALPEPFFVIATQNPQDQAGTYPLPESQLDRFLMRIELGYPDQATEKQMLLQTQQLKVTPKLDSQHLQLMQQQVTQVRVADAALDYLLGLVHESRYAGLTPHALSPRASQALLSAARAWAYMAGRDYLLPDDIQAVFAPVAEHRLRNATSSVIGQRQSFSRALLERVDPVQ
- a CDS encoding DUF58 domain-containing protein; its protein translation is MKLWQALQHRWQQRIADWLAQRIPPAAQITLNRHNLFIFPSRTGGVYLALTAAIFLLGSNYENNLVLALAYLLFSLFVISMHYCHFNLSGLHIEVIPTSTSYAGKTVRFQIQIHTRSRRRYDLHLTADGAIGEHLPELAAQDQLGVSFLTQRRGWLHPGRLRLSSQWPLGLLQCWTLIDLQQRVLVYPQPQPCELQLQADDAMASGDRAVSAHHQTTGMDEIQGVRPYRPGESLSQIAWKQVAQGRGWVSKEFSTPLPEQCWLELRKTPGYTLEEKLSHLCYQLQLLERQGSRYGLLLGQQRIPPGAGEPHQTACLTALALYEEH
- a CDS encoding transglutaminase TgpA family protein, which translates into the protein MKSTENLSVVLGRQTLNWLSASYLLMVLPLYTELHGVIYGCALLIIAWRYAVAQDRLPPPAAWLKNGLALVGMGFVAYLWRSSGLLPAMFNLLVLGCTLKFLEFNSRRHLSLHVLSLFFLGALMLIYHQGLAFTLYLLLVIALNSIALVSIYQTDSYRAQWQLGLRLLLQSLPLMAVLFLLIPHAGPLWRLPDIQHATTGLNEEVTPGDIAQLSRSSALAFRASFDGALPPPTERYWRALVHENFDGKSWRVANYLRVWYQQQDNPLLATTPLQKLIPWSGPSTAYRLIVEPSNQHWLYSLDLSRPETNDALLTPVMSLYSPKRLQQEKQVQLTYFPQSVMPQALSRAQRALDLQLPADSNPQTRALAEELRLNHHDDRQFVQAALHYFASHSFTYTLQPPPLQGNNQIDDFLFGSRRGFCAHFASSFTFLLRAAGIPARMVTGYLGGEYHANGNYLSLYQFDAHAWSEVWLDGHWQRVDPTLVVAPERASQSIDDVLPSAETRLRDPFSLISYRHYLLLAQLHAFLADIDYRWTSWVLNYNNQSQQQLLQNLFGNSMWGRLFAMLGGLSLVLGLAWLVHWLSRERNRQDPLVKAYCAACQRLARQGISRQAGETPQALVLRLRQLQHPAAALMQQITDCYLAARYAQADPHQARRQIRRLSRRL